One window of the Acaryochloris sp. CCMEE 5410 genome contains the following:
- a CDS encoding glycosyltransferase: MVSVGVFIDLRWHQAAGGHVKCWESFAKAAATLPEELELSLHFLGDQAQEIKLAPNVRYVLHPPRFSTERLTFLKDVPGHTDIAPSNPALVPYLDQLDIIHITHPQFTFGKTALRYCHKQGKPLVASIHTDTPEYSRIYTEQALGKLFGQGWLNQLFSQQLQIPRRYKQWMVTRQKRYWQSCAHVFTAQPSDFGVVNTVLPKSQISHLRRGIDKDLFHPHHRDRPWLEQIYNLPPGKFLLLFVGRLDACKNILTFAQAVKILLDQGLPVHALVVGQGSSDQEVQAILGNHVTLTGTIDHDQLGPIFASADLFVFPSQTETIGNVIVEAKASGLPVIISSHGGAYQSVQASGEDGIVIEDDLPETWAGAIASLYHDPDQLAQMKQATLAHIDQHWPTWLEVLQNDLLPVWQAVAAIPDRVTKRP, encoded by the coding sequence ATGGTTTCGGTTGGGGTGTTTATAGATTTAAGATGGCACCAAGCCGCAGGTGGGCATGTTAAATGTTGGGAATCCTTTGCCAAAGCCGCAGCCACATTGCCAGAAGAGCTTGAATTAAGCCTGCATTTTTTAGGCGACCAAGCACAGGAAATCAAACTTGCCCCTAATGTTCGCTATGTCTTGCATCCGCCTCGATTTAGTACAGAACGACTGACCTTCCTGAAAGATGTACCCGGCCATACAGATATTGCCCCCTCTAATCCAGCTCTCGTTCCCTATTTAGACCAACTTGATATCATCCATATCACCCATCCCCAATTTACGTTTGGTAAAACAGCCCTGCGCTATTGCCATAAGCAGGGCAAACCTCTAGTCGCCTCCATCCATACCGATACCCCGGAATATTCCCGAATCTATACGGAGCAAGCCCTGGGGAAACTCTTTGGCCAGGGGTGGTTGAATCAACTGTTCTCCCAACAACTGCAAATCCCCCGACGGTATAAGCAGTGGATGGTGACTCGGCAGAAACGGTATTGGCAATCCTGTGCCCATGTGTTCACCGCTCAGCCTTCAGACTTTGGGGTGGTGAATACCGTGTTGCCCAAGTCCCAAATTTCCCACCTTCGACGAGGTATTGATAAGGATTTGTTTCATCCTCACCACCGCGATCGCCCCTGGCTGGAACAAATCTATAACCTACCCCCGGGAAAATTTCTGCTGCTATTTGTGGGGCGACTAGACGCCTGCAAAAATATCCTTACCTTTGCCCAAGCCGTGAAGATTCTGTTGGATCAGGGGCTGCCCGTTCATGCCCTCGTTGTCGGTCAAGGCAGTAGCGATCAAGAAGTGCAGGCTATCCTTGGGAACCATGTGACCTTAACAGGCACCATTGACCATGATCAGCTGGGCCCCATCTTTGCCAGTGCCGATCTGTTTGTGTTTCCTTCCCAAACAGAGACCATCGGCAATGTGATTGTGGAAGCGAAAGCATCCGGCTTGCCGGTCATTATTTCTAGTCACGGAGGAGCGTACCAGTCGGTACAGGCATCTGGGGAAGATGGCATTGTGATTGAAGACGATTTGCCTGAGACTTGGGCGGGTGCGATCGCATCCCTGTATCACGACCCGGATCAGCTCGCCCAGATGAAACAAGCCACTCTCGCCCATATTGATCAGCATTGGCCCACTTGGCTAGAGGTGTTGCAAAACGACTTGCTACCGGTTTGGCAGGCAGTCGCTGCGATTCCAGACCGAGTCACCAAACGACCTTAG
- the hpnJ gene encoding hopanoid biosynthesis associated radical SAM protein HpnJ, whose product MQKTLFLSPPSFDGFDGGAGARYQAKREITSFWYPTWLAQPAALVPGSKLIDAPPHEQTVEDVLKVAKDYDLVIMHTSTPSLANDVKCAEAIKAQKPGTQVGFIGAHVAVLPEETLRDNPIIDFVCRNEFDYTCKDVAEGLPLSEIKGLSYRDAENQIQHNPERDLIHDWDAMPSVLPVYARDLDIKKYFIGYLLHPYISFYTGRGCPAKCSFCLWPQTIGGHNYRAKSPEAVGKEMEQAKYLFGDTVREYMFDDDTFTIDKPRAIAISEHLKRLKLTWSCNARANLDYDTLKQLRDNGLRLLLVGFESGNQQILDGINKGIKLEVARKFMANCRKLGITVHGTFIIGLPNESQETIEETIRFACEVNPHTIQVSIAAPYPGTALYAQAKENNWFSDTSLLADSGIQTSTLAYPNLSSAAIEDAVERMYRRFYFRPQAIIPIVGEMLGDPQMLVRRLREGREFFAYLKERQTEAAAKA is encoded by the coding sequence GTGCAGAAAACCTTATTTTTGAGTCCCCCCTCTTTTGATGGATTTGACGGGGGTGCTGGCGCTCGGTATCAAGCCAAACGCGAAATTACTTCCTTTTGGTATCCCACCTGGCTAGCCCAGCCTGCAGCCTTAGTGCCGGGGAGTAAGCTGATTGATGCCCCACCCCATGAACAAACCGTCGAGGATGTGCTTAAGGTCGCCAAAGATTATGACTTGGTGATTATGCACACCAGCACGCCTTCCCTCGCCAATGATGTCAAATGTGCGGAAGCGATTAAGGCCCAGAAGCCGGGTACTCAGGTGGGTTTTATTGGTGCCCACGTTGCCGTTTTACCCGAAGAAACCCTGCGGGATAACCCCATTATTGATTTTGTTTGTCGCAACGAATTTGACTATACCTGCAAAGATGTGGCCGAAGGCCTACCTCTATCAGAGATCAAGGGGCTTAGCTATCGCGACGCAGAGAATCAAATTCAACACAATCCCGAGCGGGACCTGATCCACGACTGGGACGCCATGCCCAGCGTCTTGCCCGTTTATGCTCGCGATTTGGATATCAAAAAGTATTTTATTGGCTATCTTCTCCATCCCTATATTTCCTTTTATACCGGGCGGGGCTGTCCCGCTAAGTGCTCCTTTTGTTTGTGGCCCCAAACCATTGGTGGTCATAATTACCGCGCTAAAAGCCCCGAGGCCGTGGGCAAAGAAATGGAGCAGGCCAAGTACCTGTTTGGGGATACGGTGCGGGAATATATGTTTGATGACGATACGTTCACGATTGATAAACCTCGTGCGATCGCAATTAGTGAACATCTCAAACGTCTCAAACTCACCTGGAGCTGCAATGCTCGGGCCAACCTGGATTACGACACCCTCAAACAGTTACGGGATAACGGACTCCGCCTATTGTTAGTGGGGTTTGAATCGGGCAACCAGCAAATTCTAGACGGCATCAATAAGGGCATCAAACTGGAAGTGGCCCGGAAGTTTATGGCTAACTGTCGCAAACTCGGTATCACCGTCCACGGCACCTTTATTATTGGCCTTCCTAACGAAAGCCAGGAAACCATTGAGGAAACGATTCGGTTTGCCTGTGAGGTGAATCCCCATACCATTCAGGTTTCGATTGCGGCCCCCTATCCCGGCACGGCCCTTTACGCCCAGGCCAAAGAGAACAACTGGTTTAGCGATACCTCTCTACTTGCAGATTCAGGGATTCAAACTTCCACCTTGGCCTATCCCAATCTTTCTAGTGCCGCCATTGAGGATGCCGTCGAGCGCATGTATCGCCGCTTCTACTTCCGGCCCCAAGCGATTATTCCGATTGTGGGTGAGATGCTGGGAGACCCACAAATGTTGGTTCGCCGTCTGCGGGAAGGTCGTGAGTTTTTTGCCTATTTGAAGGAGCGGCAAACTGAGGCGGCTGCTAAAGCTTGA
- a CDS encoding ferritin-like domain-containing protein, giving the protein MQVMIKLGSRDHKQLFCRSFLDTYLDYEPENLPWPDLDPVSLERLRGIPFWREALLTESEAGVMVSAFAETITDPLIKEAVALQGREEHRHARLLRHLIKRYDIEMSPLPEITVPDQIETAFTDFGFGECLDSYFAFGMFDLARQAQYMPESIFKIFDPILDEEARHIVFFVNWVTYLHIQQGWNLEGLRSFRAFWHYGKALKTLIQAFGGSAADQEGKPFTASEAGHFMDDLTANQFFRTCLDANHQRMQRFDKQLLQPLLMPRLSKLALTCLRLWPSRDPVPSVQRG; this is encoded by the coding sequence ATGCAAGTGATGATCAAACTGGGCAGCAGGGACCATAAACAACTGTTCTGTCGTAGCTTTTTAGACACCTATTTGGACTACGAGCCAGAAAACTTACCCTGGCCGGATCTCGATCCCGTTTCCTTGGAGCGCTTACGCGGGATTCCCTTTTGGCGGGAAGCCCTCCTAACGGAAAGTGAAGCCGGGGTGATGGTCAGTGCCTTTGCCGAAACCATTACGGACCCCCTGATTAAAGAAGCCGTTGCGCTTCAGGGCCGAGAAGAGCATCGCCATGCCCGCTTATTGCGGCATCTGATTAAGAGGTATGACATTGAAATGTCCCCTCTCCCCGAGATTACCGTTCCCGATCAGATTGAAACGGCCTTTACGGATTTTGGTTTTGGCGAATGCCTGGATTCTTACTTTGCCTTTGGCATGTTTGATTTAGCTCGCCAAGCCCAGTACATGCCAGAGAGCATCTTTAAGATTTTCGATCCGATTTTGGATGAAGAAGCTCGCCATATTGTCTTCTTCGTCAACTGGGTAACCTACCTACATATTCAGCAGGGCTGGAACTTGGAAGGATTGCGCAGTTTTAGAGCCTTCTGGCATTACGGCAAGGCATTAAAGACTTTAATTCAAGCCTTTGGCGGCAGTGCCGCAGACCAGGAAGGCAAGCCCTTTACGGCTTCTGAGGCAGGGCATTTTATGGATGATTTGACGGCCAATCAGTTCTTTAGGACTTGCTTGGATGCCAACCACCAACGGATGCAACGGTTTGATAAGCAGCTTTTACAGCCCCTATTAATGCCTCGGTTATCCAAATTGGCCTTGACCTGCCTGCGATTATGGCCCAGCCGTGATCCGGTTCCGTCGGTCCAGAGAGGCTAG
- the hpnK gene encoding hopanoid biosynthesis-associated protein HpnK produces MTGRRYVIVNGDDFGFSHGVNEGIIQAHTHGILTSTSLMVTGDAVDEAVDLAKHHPSLGVGLHVVLGCGKAALPPEQIPHLVDEQGRFPDNPAQAGWRYYFNQAARRELHQEIEAQLQRFLATGLPLSHVDGHLHHHANPAVLEVLLALAPKYNIPVIRLPHEELTYTLKADFQGWLAKGLGWSVFSLLRRHGEKVLSGQGIRYAERVYGLLQSGAVTESYLLGLIPQIQANVVELYAHPAIAYPHEPINGPEGAGERELSALLSQSVKDQLQASGFQLTNFPELIASAAF; encoded by the coding sequence ATGACTGGCCGACGGTATGTAATCGTCAATGGTGATGATTTTGGGTTTTCCCACGGGGTGAATGAAGGGATTATTCAAGCCCATACCCACGGCATTCTCACCAGTACCAGTCTGATGGTGACGGGGGACGCAGTTGACGAAGCGGTTGACTTGGCTAAACACCATCCAAGTCTGGGGGTGGGTCTGCATGTGGTGTTGGGCTGCGGCAAAGCAGCACTGCCTCCTGAGCAAATTCCCCATTTGGTGGATGAGCAGGGTCGGTTCCCGGATAATCCGGCCCAGGCGGGCTGGCGATACTACTTCAATCAGGCGGCTCGCCGAGAACTGCACCAGGAAATTGAAGCCCAACTCCAGCGCTTTTTAGCAACGGGTCTGCCCCTTTCCCATGTGGATGGACATTTACACCACCATGCGAATCCTGCTGTCCTGGAGGTCTTGTTGGCTTTAGCTCCGAAATACAATATCCCCGTTATCCGGCTTCCCCATGAGGAGTTGACCTATACCTTAAAGGCAGATTTCCAGGGCTGGCTAGCGAAGGGATTGGGTTGGTCCGTGTTTAGCCTGCTGCGTCGCCATGGAGAGAAGGTGTTATCGGGTCAGGGGATACGGTATGCTGAGCGGGTCTACGGGCTTTTGCAATCTGGCGCTGTCACGGAGTCCTATTTGCTGGGATTAATTCCCCAAATTCAGGCCAATGTTGTGGAGCTGTATGCCCATCCTGCGATCGCATATCCCCATGAACCGATCAATGGCCCTGAGGGAGCGGGAGAGCGGGAATTGTCAGCCTTGCTCAGCCAGTCGGTCAAAGACCAGTTGCAAGCCAGTGGATTTCAACTCACTAATTTTCCTGAACTGATTGCTTCAGCCGCATTTTGA
- a CDS encoding EamA family transporter, with protein sequence MINFLLIFLLISTQVLGDIWLSRGMKVFGEITSFHPDALGQLVGYLFTSPWIGLGVVTLTVSMLIYLVSLTRLDMSFVLPMHAFSYVLNALMAWLILKEPVSLARWLAAIFISLGVFIVGWSKRIDDRKAQLQKDTDPNMKSSWMLLLPLSFYLPKMWLGVLVLVLADCTADILVARGVKKIGKFSARSLTSILQWLKSVFVNPGVLIGVASYTVSFLMFISLLSWADISLVRPATGLGYIINLCGAHFILKEHISPGRLAGIIVIGWGVGIISLTG encoded by the coding sequence TTGATCAATTTTCTGCTTATCTTCCTGCTGATCTCTACTCAAGTACTCGGTGATATTTGGCTGAGTCGGGGGATGAAAGTCTTCGGTGAGATCACGTCATTTCATCCGGATGCCCTAGGGCAGTTAGTCGGCTATTTATTCACAAGCCCTTGGATTGGCTTGGGAGTCGTCACTCTTACGGTCTCCATGCTGATTTATCTCGTATCCCTGACCCGACTGGATATGAGCTTTGTGCTACCGATGCATGCCTTTAGCTATGTGCTCAATGCCTTGATGGCTTGGCTCATTTTGAAGGAGCCAGTCTCTTTAGCCCGTTGGTTGGCGGCAATTTTTATCTCCTTGGGCGTGTTTATTGTGGGTTGGAGTAAGCGAATAGACGATCGCAAGGCTCAGCTGCAGAAAGACACTGATCCGAATATGAAGTCCTCTTGGATGCTGCTGCTGCCCTTAAGTTTTTACTTGCCTAAGATGTGGTTAGGGGTATTGGTGCTAGTCTTGGCAGACTGTACGGCGGATATCTTAGTGGCCCGTGGCGTCAAGAAAATTGGCAAATTTTCAGCTCGCTCTTTGACTTCCATTTTGCAGTGGCTAAAAAGTGTATTTGTGAATCCAGGGGTACTGATCGGGGTGGCAAGCTATACGGTTTCGTTTTTGATGTTTATTTCCCTCTTGAGCTGGGCTGATATTAGCTTGGTTCGCCCGGCTACCGGCTTGGGTTACATTATCAATCTCTGTGGTGCCCACTTTATTCTGAAGGAGCATATTTCTCCGGGACGGTTAGCTGGCATTATTGTCATTGGTTGGGGTGTGGGCATTATTTCTTTAACGGGTTAG
- the hpnI gene encoding bacteriohopanetetrol glucosamine biosynthesis glycosyltransferase HpnI — protein MTAYLPWLIFPFCCTAVLYYCYAIYATVDFFHQDHRVDPDFHPPVTILKPLCGVDVNTYENLASFCHQDYAQYQVIFSVREATDPCLQVVEQLIQAFPEVDIELVVCDLTIGTNLKVSNLANGVKKAKHDVIVLADCDILVQPDYLQQIVQPLANPEVGVVTCLYNSWAKGWLAGFEALGIATRNHANVLAAHKLEGMHFAFGSTIVIRQAALAKIGGFAALADHLADDFHMGNLPTQVGYQVVLSPYIVEHQLATTNLSEFFHRQARWARCVRVERFWGYVGLLFTFGTTSGIFFLLATQGSMLGWSVLVVMLASRWIMAWVIAIYYLHDRVAQRLWWLVPLRDLINFAIWGYGMVGTTVEWRGYRYKLRKNGKLTQIISTG, from the coding sequence ATGACTGCTTATCTTCCTTGGCTGATCTTTCCGTTTTGCTGCACGGCGGTACTGTACTACTGCTATGCCATTTATGCGACGGTCGATTTTTTCCATCAAGACCATCGGGTTGATCCTGACTTTCATCCTCCGGTGACCATCCTCAAACCCCTATGTGGTGTGGATGTGAATACCTATGAGAATTTGGCCTCCTTTTGCCATCAGGATTATGCCCAGTATCAAGTCATCTTTAGTGTGCGCGAGGCGACGGACCCCTGTCTCCAGGTTGTAGAGCAGCTCATCCAAGCATTTCCTGAAGTGGATATTGAATTGGTGGTGTGCGATCTCACCATTGGTACCAACCTGAAAGTCAGCAACCTAGCCAATGGGGTAAAGAAGGCCAAACATGACGTAATTGTGCTGGCCGACTGCGACATTTTGGTCCAACCTGATTATTTACAGCAAATTGTTCAGCCCCTAGCAAACCCTGAAGTGGGCGTGGTAACTTGCCTCTATAATTCTTGGGCCAAGGGGTGGTTGGCGGGGTTTGAAGCCTTGGGGATTGCCACCCGCAACCATGCCAATGTTTTAGCAGCCCATAAGCTAGAAGGGATGCATTTTGCCTTTGGCTCCACTATTGTGATTCGGCAAGCGGCCTTAGCCAAGATTGGAGGTTTTGCGGCCTTAGCCGATCACTTGGCTGATGATTTCCATATGGGCAATTTGCCCACTCAAGTGGGCTATCAGGTTGTTTTGTCCCCCTATATTGTGGAACATCAACTGGCGACCACAAATTTATCTGAGTTCTTTCATCGACAAGCTCGGTGGGCTCGGTGTGTCCGCGTAGAGCGTTTTTGGGGCTACGTGGGGTTGCTGTTCACCTTCGGCACCACAAGCGGAATCTTTTTTTTGCTGGCAACTCAAGGGTCCATGTTGGGGTGGTCTGTACTGGTCGTTATGCTAGCCAGCCGCTGGATAATGGCTTGGGTGATTGCGATTTACTATCTTCATGATCGGGTGGCTCAGAGACTATGGTGGTTGGTCCCCCTTCGGGACTTGATCAACTTTGCCATTTGGGGCTATGGAATGGTGGGAACGACGGTGGAATGGCGTGGATATCGGTATAAGCTGCGCAAAAATGGCAAGCTTACCCAAATTATCTCCACTGGGTAG
- the hisF gene encoding imidazole glycerol phosphate synthase subunit HisF, which translates to MLAKRILPCLDVKAGRVVKGVNFVNLKDAGDPVELAQIYNEAGADELVFLDITATHEDRNIIFDVVYRTAEAVFIPLTVGGGIQSLDTIKKLLRAGADKVSLNSFAVRNPDFVNQASERFGRQCIVVAIDARRRGDGNSGWDVFVRGGRDNTGLDAIAWAKEMEERGAGELLVTSMDGDGTQAGYDLELTRTIAEQVEIPVIASGGAGTCDHIREALTDGKAEAALLASLLHYGQLSIAEIKTHLQDHRVPIRLS; encoded by the coding sequence ATGCTAGCCAAGCGAATTTTGCCTTGTTTAGACGTTAAAGCTGGACGAGTCGTTAAAGGGGTGAATTTCGTCAACCTAAAGGATGCTGGAGATCCGGTTGAACTCGCCCAAATATATAACGAGGCTGGAGCCGATGAGTTAGTGTTCCTAGACATCACCGCCACCCATGAAGATCGCAACATTATCTTTGATGTGGTGTACCGGACTGCCGAAGCCGTCTTTATTCCCCTGACCGTAGGCGGTGGGATCCAATCCTTAGACACGATTAAAAAGCTGTTACGAGCTGGAGCCGATAAAGTCAGCTTAAACTCTTTCGCCGTCCGTAATCCCGACTTTGTAAACCAGGCTAGCGAACGATTTGGTCGGCAATGCATTGTCGTGGCCATAGATGCCCGTAGGCGTGGGGACGGCAATTCCGGCTGGGATGTCTTTGTGCGTGGCGGTCGCGATAACACAGGTTTAGATGCGATTGCATGGGCGAAGGAAATGGAAGAGCGCGGTGCAGGAGAACTCTTAGTCACCAGTATGGATGGTGATGGCACCCAAGCCGGGTATGACCTGGAACTGACTCGCACCATTGCCGAACAAGTCGAGATCCCCGTAATCGCGTCTGGTGGCGCGGGCACCTGTGATCATATTCGGGAAGCCTTGACAGACGGTAAGGCTGAAGCGGCTTTGCTAGCATCCCTACTGCACTACGGGCAGCTCTCTATTGCTGAAATAAAAACTCATTTGCAGGATCACAGAGTTCCGATCCGCCTGTCTTAA
- a CDS encoding right-handed parallel beta-helix repeat-containing protein, whose amino-acid sequence MRCKKIPFILLSLLLTVCLWGLNSWNLRAEPNHQLVVAQQHPAASDRNPGTENKPLRTINAAAQQARPGETILVHAGIYRERVIPPRSGNPDQPIVYEAAPGETVVLRGSEVWSATPVSAHGSSTLSADWEGPLPKNLFPDTDPFTKQLERMPKGYLRGQVFCQSLPLRQVLDQETLTSQPGTWYFDPQQRWLKVHLDQAYPVSKPPLLEVSTRRAVFAPKIRGLGYIHVRGFVMEHGANPFPSGFWRSQSPQAGILSTRSGHHWLIENNTVRFAKSLGIDSGSEGRYDIDGLEQPIPEGVGYHVIRHNRVTDNGAGGIAGWNQTASLIAYNVIERNNRLGFKAPETGGIKVHGFVDGQIIGNVLRDNECFGIWVDNVYRDARVSRNLVLGNQGAGIFIELGGGPILVDNNVVAFTVLGEGIYTHDASGVTIAHNWLQANTHFGVYMRTVTNRRYAKADGTSEQAATRGQRVYGNVFVDNYRGHMSLPFPSEPEIDNKSDYNLLINGTLWQWEGQAPHRFVWNHRSKFVERESIVATLEKAFSTGQLPKAEQPNFEQWSQTLALPLPWWQQLTGNDTNSVAPLIQGGEVVNGAIVQGAITLGVNTPNLEVADPTVVPQLAIPSLPLPSQDFWGTPISNAPRFPGPFQNWPQAGTVHWPLWPIESSESKNRAE is encoded by the coding sequence ATGCGCTGCAAAAAAATTCCCTTCATTTTGCTGTCCCTCCTTCTGACAGTCTGTCTTTGGGGCTTAAACTCATGGAATCTTCGAGCAGAACCCAATCATCAGCTAGTTGTTGCCCAGCAACATCCCGCTGCATCAGACCGCAACCCTGGCACCGAGAATAAGCCGCTTCGGACCATTAATGCCGCTGCTCAGCAGGCTCGGCCCGGGGAGACCATCCTGGTACATGCCGGTATTTACCGAGAGCGAGTCATTCCTCCTAGGAGTGGAAACCCGGATCAGCCAATTGTCTATGAAGCTGCCCCCGGAGAAACTGTCGTCCTCCGAGGGTCAGAGGTTTGGTCAGCAACGCCCGTTTCCGCACACGGGTCATCCACCTTATCCGCTGATTGGGAAGGACCCTTGCCCAAGAACCTGTTTCCAGATACAGATCCATTCACCAAGCAGCTGGAGCGAATGCCAAAAGGGTATTTACGCGGTCAAGTTTTTTGCCAAAGTTTGCCCCTACGCCAAGTGCTCGATCAAGAAACCCTGACTTCCCAACCCGGAACTTGGTATTTCGATCCCCAACAACGTTGGCTGAAAGTTCACCTAGACCAGGCTTATCCCGTCTCAAAGCCTCCTTTGCTAGAAGTCAGCACCCGTCGAGCCGTCTTTGCCCCCAAAATTCGCGGATTAGGCTATATCCATGTTCGTGGATTTGTGATGGAGCATGGGGCCAACCCCTTTCCCAGCGGATTTTGGCGCAGTCAATCTCCTCAAGCAGGCATTTTGAGTACCCGCTCAGGACATCATTGGCTGATTGAAAACAACACCGTTCGCTTTGCTAAAAGCCTGGGAATTGATAGTGGTAGTGAAGGACGCTATGACATTGATGGCTTAGAGCAACCGATCCCGGAGGGCGTGGGCTATCACGTGATTCGGCATAATCGGGTGACGGACAACGGTGCAGGGGGAATTGCGGGTTGGAATCAAACTGCATCCTTGATTGCCTACAACGTGATTGAACGCAATAACCGTTTAGGCTTTAAAGCGCCAGAAACAGGGGGGATCAAAGTTCATGGGTTTGTAGATGGCCAGATTATTGGCAATGTCCTCCGCGACAATGAGTGCTTTGGCATTTGGGTCGATAACGTCTACCGAGATGCGCGTGTCAGCCGCAATCTTGTATTGGGGAATCAAGGGGCTGGCATTTTCATCGAATTGGGAGGCGGCCCCATTTTAGTGGATAACAATGTGGTTGCTTTTACAGTCCTAGGAGAAGGCATCTATACTCACGATGCCAGCGGGGTCACCATCGCCCACAACTGGTTACAGGCCAACACTCACTTTGGCGTGTATATGCGAACGGTTACCAATCGCCGGTATGCCAAAGCAGATGGGACTTCTGAGCAAGCGGCTACAAGAGGACAGCGGGTTTACGGCAATGTTTTTGTCGATAACTATCGCGGTCATATGAGCTTGCCGTTCCCTTCTGAACCCGAAATAGATAACAAATCTGACTACAATCTGCTGATTAATGGCACCCTATGGCAGTGGGAAGGCCAAGCCCCTCACCGATTTGTCTGGAACCACCGGTCTAAATTTGTGGAACGAGAATCCATTGTTGCCACCCTAGAGAAAGCTTTTTCAACAGGGCAACTTCCCAAGGCAGAACAACCTAATTTCGAGCAGTGGAGCCAGACCCTCGCTTTACCGTTACCTTGGTGGCAGCAGCTAACCGGGAATGACACGAATAGCGTTGCGCCTTTAATTCAGGGGGGGGAGGTTGTGAATGGTGCCATTGTCCAGGGAGCGATTACATTAGGGGTCAATACGCCCAATTTAGAGGTCGCCGATCCAACCGTCGTTCCTCAACTAGCCATTCCCTCCTTGCCCCTTCCCAGTCAAGACTTCTGGGGGACGCCGATCAGTAATGCCCCTCGTTTTCCAGGTCCATTCCAAAACTGGCCCCAAGCAGGTACAGTGCACTGGCCTCTCTGGCCGATAGAATCATCCGAATCAAAAAATAGGGCTGAGTAG
- the gloB gene encoding hydroxyacylglutathione hydrolase, whose product MQIHRLPAFSDNYIFILHDPGQNIAAVVDPADPQPVLKKLAELGAELVAIFNTHHHSDHVGGNRTLLQAFPNTVVYGGEQDRGRIPGQQHFLKEGDQVSFAHRRADVYFVPGHTRAHIAYYFPPAAGEEWGELFCGDTLFAGGCGRLFEGTPAQMVNSLSKLRNLPETTRVWCAHEYTLKNLQFALTVDSDNSHLKNRFKQVQDARNLSQPTVPSDIGLEKQTNPFLRWDQPHLIIHTKSNTPVQCFARLRGMKDQF is encoded by the coding sequence ATGCAAATCCACCGACTACCGGCCTTTTCCGATAACTACATTTTTATCCTCCATGATCCTGGGCAGAATATTGCCGCCGTGGTTGATCCAGCCGATCCTCAGCCCGTACTGAAGAAATTGGCAGAGTTGGGGGCTGAGCTGGTCGCCATCTTCAATACTCATCACCATTCGGATCATGTGGGGGGCAATCGAACCCTCCTCCAGGCTTTTCCCAACACCGTTGTTTATGGAGGAGAGCAGGATCGAGGTCGGATTCCCGGCCAGCAACACTTTCTAAAAGAAGGCGATCAAGTCTCTTTTGCCCATCGTAGGGCTGATGTTTACTTTGTCCCCGGTCATACCCGAGCCCATATTGCCTATTACTTCCCCCCTGCTGCAGGCGAAGAATGGGGGGAACTGTTTTGCGGTGATACCTTGTTCGCAGGAGGCTGTGGACGTTTGTTTGAAGGCACCCCAGCCCAAATGGTGAACTCTTTAAGTAAGCTGCGCAATTTACCGGAGACCACCCGAGTTTGGTGCGCCCACGAATATACCCTCAAAAATTTACAGTTTGCCCTGACAGTAGATTCAGACAATTCACACCTAAAAAATCGCTTTAAACAGGTGCAAGACGCTCGGAATCTATCCCAACCGACTGTTCCCTCTGACATCGGCTTGGAGAAACAGACCAATCCCTTCCTGCGGTGGGATCAGCCCCATTTAATCATCCATACCAAAAGCAATACCCCGGTCCAGTGCTTTGCACGGCTACGGGGCATGAAAGATCAGTTTTAA